The sequence CGTGCGCTCGCAGCCACACTGGCATACGGTGCTCTGCGGCTCGTGGCGAATCTCTGTGCGCGGCAATTGCGCCGGCAGCGCTGCACGCTTCGGTTGCTGGGGTAGCGGCTCGGCTGCGGCTTGCGGCTGAAGTTGCTCGAGCTCAGCTTCAATGGCGGCGAGATCCGCGTCAATCGCCTCATCCAGCAGATTCATCTGATCGCTGCTGAGCTGCTCGCTGCGCCTGCCGAACTGATGGCGTCTGAGAATCGATATCTCGTGGGTCAACTGGTCGATGCGGGTCTGCCGGTAGCGTAATTCCCGCTCCTTCTCACCGACCTCCCGGGTCTTCTCTTCAATCTCCCGGTCTCTGTCTTCGACGCGCGCAATCAGTTGCGTGGCGAGCGCACGCAGCTGTTCCGGGCTAAGAGCGTTGAGGTCGGCGGGCAGGTCCATGCAGACGAGTCTGCCAGAACCCCGGAGAGCGCGAAAGCGCGACCGTATACGTCCCGAACGTCCTCAAACGACACGGATCACGCCGTCCGCGCCGATGCGCTGCCATGGCAAACCCACCACCAGACCGGCAAGTTGTTCCTGCGTGAGCGCATGTTGCTTTGGTTCGCTACCAGCGCGCGGCCACGCGAACTGCCCCTGATTCAGCCGTCGCGCAGCCAGCCAGATGCCAATCCCATCGTGAACCAGCACCTTCAGGCGGTTGGCCCGCCGGTTGGCAAAAAGGTAAGCATGGTGCGGATGCGCGGCGCCGAACACGGTGATCACCCGACCCAGCGCCGTATCGAAGCCGGCCCGCATGTCCAGCGGGTCGACTGCCAGCCACACCTGATCGATGCGGATCATGCAAGCCACTCGCGCAGCCAGGCAGCGCACTGCGCTGCCTCTGAGGTTGGCCAGCTAACCGTTATCGATTGGTCCGCGCGACGCACCTCGACGCGAATCTCAGCTGTGCGCGTGTTTCGCGTCTCAAGTGGCAGCGGTACAAATTCCGGCGCTGGCGCCGCTGCCAATGGCGCTGCCAGGTCGCTACGCGCCACGAGCACGCAATCGTTCGTTTCGGCCTGCTCGACCCAACGTCGAAGCAGATTGGCGTTCAGCTTGTGGTGCAACGCGATCGCCGCGAGCGACACCCCGGGCCCCTGGCAAGCTGCCACAACCTGAGCCTTGAACTCGACGCTGTAGCGCCGGCGGCGACGACGGCCTGGTGCCGCTGCTTCGTCAATAGTGTTCACGGTCCACCTATTTAAGTGGACACGATGCTCCCAAGACTCTCAACGCAACTCAAGATGGGATAACCGGGCGCTTACGACGCACTTGATGGAGCGACCATCAATGTGATCAGCCCTTCGACCGGCGAAAGAATTGGCGTGGTCGCCTGCCACAGACAAACCAAATGACGCCCATTATGCGTTTCGCACCCGGATGGAGACGGGTGGCTTCCCCGCTGTGGATCGAAGAAACAAAAATCCACCGAGGAAGGGGATGCTCCAGAAATAACGCTGAACCGCATCAAGCAAGTGCGAATCCAGTTCGGCCTGCGAGACGGCGGCAAGCGTCAGCATCGCGACAATTGCCGGCGCGAGGCAACTAATAATTGCCTTCTCGAACACTTCAAAGAACTTGGTCATTGCTTCCCCGCGTAGCGCTTTGCACACTTTATATAACAGCAAATCTGCACAGTTGCTGACTTTGCGGGTCTGAGTCGCGTCGTACCCTACGCAGGCGTCTCGCCGACAGGAAGAAAACCTTCGGGCGGGTCCGTTCGCAAACTGATGTATTCAAGTCGCCACTGATCGATCTTTCGAAGATCTGCTAGTGAGAGACGTGTATCAGCGACGGCGACACAACTCTCGAGAGCAATTTCCTTAGCGTCCTCGGGCTTGCCATAGACGCTCGTGAACAGATCGGAAATCTCGCTCGCGGCCTTCTCGGCAGCGGCACGCGCAACGGGGCCGCCTTCTGTAGCATCATATGCAAGGGTAATGCGCAGAACGTAGGGTTCACCGCCGTCGAGGTCCTGAAATCGCGCGGCGTCGAGGTCAAAGAAAACGCCCACCAGATGGGCGTTGTATGGCTCGAGAAGCTTGCCGGTCAGTTGCTCAACCGTCTTGCCCTTATGTTTTCGGCGAAGGCGACTCTCGAACGCGTTCGGGAAAGCCGGACGACCATACCGCGCGGCCAGCCATTGCTTGAGCGCCCTCTTCTCATCGGCATTCAGTGTGACCGACGCATCCGGAGCGGCAGCGATCGCATCGAACATCGCCGTATGGACCACCGTTCGAGCATCGTGACGCAGTTCAAGCACGAGCGTATGCCCTTCCCCGGTGGTGTAGCAGAGATGAAGCCGGCGTACGTTTCGGGCACGAGCGAACGTTGGGTCCACTGTCGCAACGATGTCCGCTACGATGCACTCGACAGAGGGCTCCTTGTCGTTGGCGAGGTCGCAGTCGTGCGAGATGACAACGACGCGATGTTCGCCTTCATCAAACACGAGTCCGAGGCCCAACGCATGAGCGTCAACCATGAGACTGCCTTGCCGCCAAGCACTGTCACGTCCCGGCATCCCGCCCCCTCAGCGATCCTCGACAGCACCTGGAATCGAAACATCCGATTGCCAGTCTGCTGTTGCTGGAGCCGCGGTATTCGACAGACCCGTGAGTGCATAGGACCGTTCCATTGCCCGAGCCTCTTCAATCAAAGTCTGCACGGTCGCCGAACTGTCCTCACCGGCCTTCAGGATGTCGAACAGTGAGCGATCTTCAAACGCTTTCATTTTCAGGAGACTCGACGCACGCGCGACTCCTGCCGCCTTGAACGCGTCAGCGATCTGACTCAACGTCCTGATGCGCACGAGCTTGTCAGCGTCCGGCATCGACTCTTCGGACAGCCACTTGTAGACCGCCTGGCGCGACACGTCGAAGAGAACCGCAAGATCGCCAATAGCGGGATTCAGCACTGCGCGGACATTTTCCAGATGTTCCTTCGCCGTCCGGATATCCGCGCGCGGGCGCCTGCGCGGCGACCGCACCGCCGTGTCATCGCTGACAAAGAGCCCTGTTCGAGGTGAAAGGTACCCGCTCCAACTGTCTACGTTCTCAAGCGGATATGCAGACCCCGTCCCAATGAACGGCCGCAGCATCACCGGGTAATGCTGCGCAGCGCCAATCGCTGGCAATGATTGCATATGTCTGTCTCCTGATTAGTTTTACGACCAAGCCTTTAGGGCACGAGGCGTAACGATCGCCTCAAACGCCCGGCGGATGTCTCGGTGCAATGCCTCGAGCTGGCTCGCGAGCGACGCGAATTCAAGCGGAAATCTCCCCTGAACGAAATGGTCCGTGTCGATGACCGCATGACGCTGCGGCTCCTGCTTCGCGAACCGGTCTTTAATCACGAGTCCGTGCGGTGCCACGTCCGGCGGAAATCCAAGCGGAGCCACGGCGCGATGCACCCTCGCCACAAGGATGCCCCGGTCAGCCAAAACCCCCGGCTGCGTCTCGAATACCTGCTCGCTCGATGCTGATTGCTCAACCGCGCCAAACTGCACGCCGCACAGGCCGCCTGCAAGATACTGATCGACCGTCTCTGCCTCGCGCGGCTGCACAGCATCGAGGTACCGCAGACCTAGGCGACTCACGTGATCAAGACCCACAACTTTGTGAACGTGTTCAAGCCCGCGCAATCCAGTTGGCAAAAACTGTCGGTGCGTGTCGTAGTGGGTAGTATGAAAGGCGATGAACGTCGGGCTGAGCACAAAGCTGGACGTACGGTCTGCCGTAGTCATCCGCCAGACCTTCAGGGTCCCGACTTTGGGGACAGGCGGTGCGTCATTAGCTTCAAAGACGAACTCCAGTTGCGGTATCGCCTGCTCTTCAAAGAGCGTATACCCGTCGCGGCGCAGCAGATCCTGCACTTCCCCAGCGTATTTTTCCATCGCCGGGATCGGGTTGAACTGCGCCTGCAGCAAGGCATAGTAGACCGGCGCATTGGCCATTCGTCCATTCATGATCAGCGGGCGCGAAAACGTAAAGAGTTGACATTTCGGTTGTCAGTTTACACCGTAGTTGACGCTCTCGCAAGGAGAACTGCTCAGAAGTGGCCCGCGGCGTGATGTCGCGGGGAGCGCTACGGCGCGGGACACCCGACGTGGCGTGGGAACGAGCGCACGCGGACCATGAACCGGGCCCTTATGTCCTCCACCGATCACACCAGCGCATAGAGACCGGCCGCCTAACCAAAAACGGTGGCGTCGCTTCCCCGGCTCCGCCGCCGTGTTACGTCGACCGCGCCCGTGACGCATACGACCGCCCGCATCCGCCGCTGTCCCGAAATGACGGCCCGGATAGCCCCAACTATCCGAGCCTCAATTTGCGGAGTATTGTTGACGCCCCGTTAGCCGGCCCCACTGTTTGAGGGTTCGTGGACAGCGCTGCGATGCCATTGAGGTGTGGCGCGGTCTACGCGAAATAGGTGCGCTACTGG comes from Paraburkholderia youngii and encodes:
- the tnpA gene encoding IS66-like element accessory protein TnpA yields the protein MNTIDEAAAPGRRRRRRYSVEFKAQVVAACQGPGVSLAAIALHHKLNANLLRRWVEQAETNDCVLVARSDLAAPLAAAPAPEFVPLPLETRNTRTAEIRVEVRRADQSITVSWPTSEAAQCAAWLREWLA
- a CDS encoding XRE family transcriptional regulator, coding for MQSLPAIGAAQHYPVMLRPFIGTGSAYPLENVDSWSGYLSPRTGLFVSDDTAVRSPRRRPRADIRTAKEHLENVRAVLNPAIGDLAVLFDVSRQAVYKWLSEESMPDADKLVRIRTLSQIADAFKAAGVARASSLLKMKAFEDRSLFDILKAGEDSSATVQTLIEEARAMERSYALTGLSNTAAPATADWQSDVSIPGAVEDR
- a CDS encoding TIGR04255 family protein; this translates as MANAPVYYALLQAQFNPIPAMEKYAGEVQDLLRRDGYTLFEEQAIPQLEFVFEANDAPPVPKVGTLKVWRMTTADRTSSFVLSPTFIAFHTTHYDTHRQFLPTGLRGLEHVHKVVGLDHVSRLGLRYLDAVQPREAETVDQYLAGGLCGVQFGAVEQSASSEQVFETQPGVLADRGILVARVHRAVAPLGFPPDVAPHGLVIKDRFAKQEPQRHAVIDTDHFVQGRFPLEFASLASQLEALHRDIRRAFEAIVTPRALKAWS
- the tnpB gene encoding IS66 family insertion sequence element accessory protein TnpB (TnpB, as the term is used for proteins encoded by IS66 family insertion elements, is considered an accessory protein, since TnpC, encoded by a neighboring gene, is a DDE family transposase.), giving the protein MIRIDQVWLAVDPLDMRAGFDTALGRVITVFGAAHPHHAYLFANRRANRLKVLVHDGIGIWLAARRLNQGQFAWPRAGSEPKQHALTQEQLAGLVVGLPWQRIGADGVIRVV
- a CDS encoding transposase, with amino-acid sequence MDLPADLNALSPEQLRALATQLIARVEDRDREIEEKTREVGEKERELRYRQTRIDQLTHEISILRRHQFGRRSEQLSSDQMNLLDEAIDADLAAIEAELEQLQPQAAAEPLPQQPKRAALPAQLPRTEIRHEPQSTVCQCGCERT